The genomic stretch ACCGGTAAAGTTATTCAAATTTTTTCTGATTAGCTGCCAAACATAATGTAAACAAGCAGAAATCAAATAGTTACCACTGCGAGTAATTTGAGCCAAATCACTGTTTTGACTGTTTTGATTCCATTCCGCTGATCCGAGCACAGAGAATCACTCAAAGTCGATCCACTCCATGGCCATTTTAGCAACTCAAGATGGCAGTTATTTctatagatatacatacctagatgccGTCGCTGTCTGGTTCCCGAacttgcaccatttaaggcggaacggaaTACTCGGAAgcagaagctggcgaataggaaacCAGCTTTAGCTTCTTACTGTGCTTTTGGggtagtgttttatttttatccgtgctaagattagaagtgattcacacatttATGGATTGTACTAATTCacaatcagttattaaagaaatgaaagctACCGAGAGCACTCCGTACAGGCTAGCTTAATTTGTGTCTAAGGATTATAACATAACAAATCTGGTGAAAATCGGATGAGTAATAAGGAAGTTGTGGCcaatttaatcctgagactcttcgTCTCTCAGTACAAGCGAATTTGTTCACaagcggatcttgacctctccaacatggcggacgcGCAGACATACCGCCTCACAGAGAACAGACAACGTGGCGTCTCGGTGTGTAAATCTACGGTTATTTCCACTCATACAACATCAGGTTTCTTTCCCTTTGAATGGGcagatgcttttaaaaaagaaattaaaagcCACACTAACATTTCAAAAAGAGTCCAATAATACATCTGacaaacattttataatttgTTTTATAATTTGTAGCATTTGGTACAAATAGCGGAGGAAGACTCAATTATTCTGCATAATGCGCATGCGCATATCCTAAACCACAGCTATAAAATAGTCTTAGACTAAATTGATTAATTTCCTACTGATTACTTAATCACAAAGAAAAACTTCAGTGTGGTGACAATCCATTTGATAAGGCCAGGAAAAGTGTAAAAGAACCTATTGTGCCATTTATTTGGATGTCAATCATGAAAATGCTAGATGCTTGTATTTGGTGTTCTTATGAATTTTATTACAGTACTCCAACCGTTTTTCTAAACAGTGCTTTTCCTTTTCACATGTTAaagattttacatttaaaatacatatttccCTACAGTACTTGTACAAGAACGAAAAATACTCTATACAGTGCTCAAAGAAAGGATGCGAATGGAGGCTAGAATACAACCCTATCTGCCCAAAACCCTTTGATGcccaaaacatgaaaagaaagaaaacaagtcGCTATTCATGAAAAGAAGAACAAGTACATTTATGTAAACAAAAGGTTTCCAGCTAGTATTCATAGATGcatgcacttaaaaaaaatatatataatatatatatatatggataaaaGACTAAAGGAAActaataaagtttatttattttctgttttgatgtCACAGTTGCTGCTTTATTAGGCAATTTTGTGCAGTTCTCATAGAGACATGGCTTATAATGTGGACGTTGTCAGTGTTCTTGCTGGAAATTAAGCCCTGAATCACCGTTACATTTCTGTCTTCTTCCCTTCTTTGTCTTATATCTACATTTTCCTCTACACAGTTAAAATTGATGTCTTTAACAGCGGCTTTGGTTTTACTTGCATAGTGTAGTTTAAAGCCTACATATTCccattttgttattttctttgtaAGTGCCTTAAATATTGATCTAAACTATTCAATATCCTTCAAGATAACTGTTACTGAGGTACaacttgaaatattacacaCCAAATATGGCACCAAAACAGTATTAGGAATAgcaaatgaaataatttttttgccTTAATGTAATCTAATCTATTCAACCTTTATGCAAACAGAAGGAAGTTTAAGGTGCATAAAACCTGTGAACAGGCAATAAAACATCTCGTAATAGAAATGTCTCACTGGTGGGCTGTTTTCAGCATTATCACATACCACAATGTTGTGTGGCTGACAGTACATGAAACTGAACGAGGTTGTGGGTTTAGGGTGATTTGTggggagaaataaaaaaaaatgtccgCTGGTTTGTTGGGGTTTATCTAGACCACTGCATCGAGGTTAGAATTCAGCTTGGCTCCACAGGGCTCATTCATGCTTTTCTCCTCCTCCGTACACCTTACGCAGGCTGGAGTCCAGCAGGAAGTCTACAGACcttcacacaaaaacacaccagagaacatgtcaatgatgcaaaaacaaataaaaacaagataTGCTTATCAGTAATGTTTTACTGATCCCATATCATGGAATAGCGAATTTTcctcacatttttaaaatgaagtttaATGTAGTTTGCAAACACAGTTTTCAAAACGAAAAAACATTCACAGTTCATAGTCCATATATTAACACCAGGCTGCAAAATCAGCTTGTCCTGAATTTTGGTTTTGGCCAAGAATTTTCACCTtgttaaaagtaataataaatgttttaatccTAAAACTGGTGATATGCTTCACTACCGTTGATCATGTAGTCATTAAGTATACTTATGCGCACTGAACAAAAAGTTGTCGTTTTGCTTGGAACATcagttttatttgaaatatactGCCTGCTTAACTGCATTTTGAATGATGAACAATGCAGGGCAAACAGTTAGAACACAGCTCattatcagtcttaaagacattAAGataaaacagccagtttaattcTATGGGAAAATGGTAACAATTATTTATGGCCTCTTTAAATAAACTAAAGAATTATAAATTCATTTTAACTATCCTCTGTAAAAAGTGATCAATTAGCTCACACACCTGTCGATGGGTGTAATAATGAAAGGAATAGTAGAAAGGCCGATGGCGGTGGTGGTCCATTTGCGCATGGGTAAAGGCCACCGCGTGGTCTTGCTTAGCAGATACAGAGAAGCAGCACACACACGGTTGATGGTGAATCCTGGAATGGCCACAGATGCCAAGGCCTGCCACACAAACGTGTCCACGACTGCCACAGCTATCCGTGTAGTTTTCCCTGGGTTGTCACCATGAGCCTTAACACAGGAGAAAGTTACTAGTACAAATACTAGCTGCTATACTGCCACTGTATGCCTTACAATACTTTAAAACCATGTATGTGACTCAGTAAGATGACCAAAGATTGACCTGCATTTTACTGACCAAAATAATATACTTTGTTGAATAcctacagaaatacagaaacacCTGGAGCTGTGATTGGTGAAGGTTgacagcacacagtaaaaaaaaaggctaTATCAGTCTTAAGAATGCCTAATTTGTAACAACAACTAACAAATGATATATACAGATttgattttcattcatttacatttagctCTTCAATCAGCTGAGTTGTGTAAAACACACAATGAGATGGATTACAATGAAGAGGGCTACTTTCTATGACTTTCATACTGTGTTATAGGTTTACAGTTTGTTTCTTCATGGCATATACATGaagatatacatatacatgGCTTATCAAAAATTTGGGGACACCAAGCATCAAttacaaagttttctttgttGCTTTATAATAATTTAGCATATTAAAGTCTAATCAGGTTTAAAACTGTATGCAGACACTTGCCCATCCAAtatttcttctaaaatcaagggtattaatagtgagtATGTCCctttttactgcagtaacaccttCTACTTCTCTGGGAGGGCTTCACAGTAGATGCTGGAACTTTGCTCTcagaatttgattgcattcagccacaagagcattagtgcaGTCAGGTAGAGATGTTGGTCATTCAggaccactccaactcatcccagagtTATTGGAAGgaactccagagaacacagtcccTCTACTATACAGCCCAGTGTTGGGGAGCTTTATATCCTTCTAGTTGCAACAGCCATCTGCAATTTCTATGGAAATTACACAAGTGTGCATGACTGAACACCCTTATATTCGTGTTGTGATGTCCACATTTGGgccaaaatatttaatatgtaatattgacaACAGTTACAACAATGTCAGTGAAGACACTTGGATAAGCCTGATGAGTATAGCAAAATGTACCCAGAGTATTATAGAACAGCTTTGTTAACCAAAATTTCACAGGTATTTTCCACCCATTACTTGATTGAACAACAAATGAAAATCAAGCATTTTAAAAGGTGGCAAGGTGTCCATAGCTTTAAATTCCTAAGGTCTTTTCACAGatcaaagaacaaaaaaacaaaactcaccGCAGCTGCCTTCTTCCCTTTGTCCACTGCATCCGCCGACACATACGTCATGGCAACCGCGTAGCTGGCCCACACCATGCTGACGGGCACCAAGGCACGGAACGCCTCCCCCAC from Pygocentrus nattereri isolate fPygNat1 chromosome 23, fPygNat1.pri, whole genome shotgun sequence encodes the following:
- the mtfp1 gene encoding mitochondrial fission process protein 1, with the translated sequence MKPTSEDEGKKVDIYRDTWVRFLGYANEVGEAFRALVPVSMVWASYAVAMTYVSADAVDKGKKAAAAHGDNPGKTTRIAVAVVDTFVWQALASVAIPGFTINRVCAASLYLLSKTTRWPLPMRKWTTTAIGLSTIPFIITPIDRSVDFLLDSSLRKVYGGGEKHE